One region of Vigna angularis cultivar LongXiaoDou No.4 chromosome 10, ASM1680809v1, whole genome shotgun sequence genomic DNA includes:
- the LOC108334987 gene encoding sugar transport protein 10 — protein sequence MATSLDGVRHYEGNITTFVLITCFVAAMGGLLFGYDLGITGGVTSMEPFLMKFFPSVYKKMKDESESKNQYCKFNNQLLTLFTSSLYLAALLASFFASTTTRMLGRKASMLSGGLFFLIGSLLNGFAMNIEMLIIGRILLGFGVGFCNQSVPVYLSEVAPPKIRGALNIGFQMMITLGILVANLINYGTSKHTNGWRISLGIAAVPAIVLCIGSLCVVETPNSLIERGKYEKAKKMLEKIRGTEKIDEEYQDLVDASEMAKKVEHPWKNIARAKYRPQLIFCTFIPAFQQLTGINVIMFYAPVLFQILGFGGDASLMSAVISGAVNVVATLVSIFTVDKFGRRVLFLEGGVQMFICQVIVGIIIALKFGLNGQGAFSKVEANILLFFICAYVAAFAWSWGPLGWLVPSEICSLEIRPAGQAINVATNMLFTFVIAQVFLSMLCHMKFGLFFLFGGFVVIMTIFIAFLLPETKNIPVEEMSILWTSHWFWKKIVSKDIEFNTRNNNSAM from the exons ATGGCAACTAGCTTAGATGGAGTGCGTCACTATGAGGGCAATATCACAACATTTGTACTGATTACATGTTTTGTGGCTGCAATGGGAGGTCTTCTCTTTGGATATGATCTTGGTATTACAGGAGGAGTGACTTCCATGGAACCATTTTTGATGAAGTTCTTTCCTAGTGTGTACAAAAAGATGAAAGATGAGTCAGAAAGTAAAAATCAATACTGCAAATTTAACAACCAACTTCTTACATTATTCACCTCTTCCTTATACCTTGCAGCACTACTAGCTTCGTTTTTTGCTTCTACCACAACTAGAATGTTAGGGCGTAAAGCCTCTATGCTCAGTGGTGgcttattttttcttattggTTCACTATTGAATGGGTTTGCCATGAACATTGAAATGTTAATCATTGGTCGTATACTTTTAGGATTTGGAGTGGGATTTTGTAATCAG TCTGTACCAGTGTATTTGTCTGAAGTGGCTCCACCAAAAATTAGAGGAGCACTCAATATTGGCTTCCAAATGATGATCACACTTGGTATCCTAGTTGCAAACCTAATCAACTATGGTACATCCAAACATACAAATGGATGGAGAATTTCTCTAGGCATTGCAGCTGTGCCAGCAATTGTATTATGTATAGGATCTCTCTGTGTTGTTGAAACACCTAATTCTTTGAttgaaagaggaaaatatgaaaaagctAAGAAAATGTTGGAGAAGATTCGTGGAACTGAGAAAATTGATGAGGAATATCAAGATCTTGTTGATGCTAGTGAAATGGCAAAGAAGGTAGAACATCCATGGAAGAACATTGCAAGAGCAAAGTACAGGCCTCAACTAATTTTCTGCACTTTTATTCCAGCCTTTCAACAACTCACTGGCATCAATGTCATCATGTTTTATGCCCCAGTTCTCTTTCAAATTTTAGGCTTCGGTGGTGATGCTTCACTCATGTCTGCAGTTATTTCTGGAGCTGTTAACGTTGTTGCCACACTAGTTTCTATCTTCACAGTAGACAAGTTTGGAAGAAGAGTGTTATTTCTTGAAGGTGGTGTCCAAATGTTTATTTGTCAG GTTATTGTTGGAATCATCATTGCTTTAAAGTTTGGACTAAATGGTCAAGGAGCATTTAGTAAAGTTGAagcaaatattttgttgttctTTATATGTGCATATGTTGCAGCATTTGCATGGTCATGGGGACCATTGGGATGGTTGGTGCCAAGTGAAATATGCTCTCTAGAAATTCGACCAGCAGGCCAAGCTATTAATGTTGCCACCAACATGTTATTTACGTTTGTAATTGCTCAAGTCTTTCTTAGCATGCTTTGTCACATGAAGTTTGGTCTCTTCTTCTTATTCGGAGGATTTGTGGTTATCATGACTATTTTCATTGCATTTCTTTTACCCGAAACCAAGAACATTCCAGTTGAAGAAATGAGTATACTTTGGACTTCACATTGGTTTTGGAAGAAAATTGTTTCCAAGGATATTGAGTTCAACACTAGGAACAATAACAGTGCTATGTAA